Part of the Henckelia pumila isolate YLH828 chromosome 2, ASM3356847v2, whole genome shotgun sequence genome is shown below.
AAAAAACAATACACACAAGCTCGAAAATACACACACAAAACACATATCactatatgaaatttgataatatatttACAGACAGATATCGGACGATCAATTCATGGATCGGTGGATCCGATCTCTGCATGCAGCTTACGTTTCAACATCATTTTGACAGCAAGTGGACAGCTGCGTTCAGAGATCCGAAGTAGCTATCGGTGTATCCAATGTTTCACGTGTCAGTGCATTTTTGACACCTCACACTCTACATGACCTAACTTTTCTTTGGCCGTTCTACGTTTGGTGGATCCAATCACGACGTTCGGTGCTTGCGAACTCACCATCGGTGGTTTCGAATTCTTCAGAAGGTCCGAACTCAAATCCTTTGATTTCGCACTATTTTAATCATTTGATTTTATCGATTAATAACTTCTTATTcatgtttaatatttaattacataaaataaTACTAGAGTCGCTATAGAAATTTCCAAAGAATATATAATttgtaaattaaaatatgaaataatttcattttatgtgtttttaacCATATAATCGAGGGTCGAGCTACATTAAGATGCTTCTGAGGTCGTAGCGAAGCCGTGCTCAAGTTTTGGATCTTCGATCAACAAATGATTATTGACGAACAAAAGTATATATAAGTCTGAACTCCaagtattatttatatatatatatatatatatatatatatatatatatgttgggaCCAATCACTAGTTTAGTTAAAGGCTTTTAGATAAGTTACAGTTATAAGATATTCACTTGACACAGACTTGGATAGTAGACCATGTTGTACTCGATCTGTCTAGTATATatagactaaaaataaaattttatttttttaacctaagttgaaattttcatgaaaaaagaaaagaaatataaGTATTTTGGAGATtataaaaaggaaaaataagttttttagtcCAATAACTTTACCTTCTTTGGGTTTTAGCCCATTAATTTTTTCGatatgggttttggtacactaactttgcattttcagtgttttttggtccaacagcatacgtgtcagcttttgattggtccacgtcatcattttggaccaatcagaagttgacacgtatgcagttggatcaaaaaacactgaaaatgcaaagttaatgtaccaaaacccacatcgaaaaagttaatggaccaaaaccaaaacatgggcaagttaatggaccaaaaaacttattttcccttATAAAAATTACGGCAAAACACTCTCCATTATCACACAagtattatatgtcatttttttatacaatataatatagttatatagtatagatacttattgttgcgtatttttgtgcccgcaaatgcatggtgtcaagttttaatatagtagtGAATAGAATATCGTTCCGACGAGGAGTAAtgtgaaaatattcagtacttgtaattataatagtctaaactttatctagaaaattaataattgaaattttgatttttaaaattaaataaattcaaaaaacttTAGCAAAGCGCGCacacaacttcagaaaataGCAATGAGagaaaatagtctagaggttttgattttacCTGGTTTTGACAATAACTActtctaattaaattattttcatgaattttattcaattaatagcaaagaacacttaagtatattatttccctctcccgaaaaacaaataatatgtatcaactaagattcaattccaatatctctattaaaaatctattcctagtgatatgtgtaaaacaatgttcttttcaaaagctctgttaacgttatatactctcccgagctatataaacaattaacggtgTATTTTTTATTGATCTTATTCACAATTTcatctcccgagtgccggattccaaataaatataacaaatcaattattgatcaagtaattgaaaagacaatcaaatctagaaaaaaaacaattaatttaagagaattcaatacaataaaatcaaaaaatcgTAAAagagtctacaccaggttccatcatccctctagactaataaaatttagttcatgatcagatataaataaaatcaaatcatgttcatgaaagtagacatcaaatcaataataataaatttaaaagaaaGAAACAAATCTGAATATGTGATGTtgtgtccggtcgatcgatctTTGTCTTTGTTCCAGTTGAAGTTCTTCACGTTGCCCGGATTTTTTCTTCCCAAAATTCACGTTCAAATTCTCTCAATTTTTTTGTGTGTGATGTACAACTGCCCTCCAATTCTCTTCTGAAAATTTCctttttatatgtatataaaagcCCACAATAAAGCCCAAAATTTAGAGTTTTAAGATTTCCAAACTCTGATTATTTTCCCCTAAATTTCGCAGATGCGCTTGAATTTATGCGCAGAATTTCTTCAGTTGTGGCGTAGACTTGCCTTCTTATAAGAGCATATGCGCTTGTTCAATCTCAAGTTTTCTGACTTTTTGCGTGGCTTCTCTTCTCTTGAGCGCATATGCGCTTCTTCAATTCCTCATTAGCGCAGTTACTCTATTTATCTTGCGCTTTTGCTCCTTTTTCCTTCCATCAGGCGCAGATGCGCTCTATGCAAAGAGCAGATGCACTTATTCTCTTTTTTTCCCGTCTAGGTACTGATTTTGGCGCAGCTGCTCCTTCGATTTCGTGCAGGTGCGCTACAGCTCTGTTTCCAGctgagcgacaattttcaaaaaaatatatctcGCAATATAGCCGTctgatcgagctgaaatttttacagcagctttaaaacatctaaaTATTGattatgaacggtgaagattggatttagaAGTCTGAAAAAagcccagtaattttctgaagttttcTATCCGTAATTCCTCTTTTCGTTTCTTCTCGGTACTTTTCTTTCAATctttgcaactcacaaaaacaacaaaacatatGCATAATATTTACTCGATTCATCACAAAATttaagtcaaatcatatataaattaagtgcataaattgcacttatcaaatcccctcAAACTTAAACTTTTTGCTAGTTCCGAGCAAAACAGTAATATGTAATGTAATCAacctccgaatttttacattttAAGATTCAATCTACATGtaagctaattttctcaagagttctcatgtgtgtgtgtggttttccaatcttgtctatccttatcgctttcgatacactagttcaacaagtttgtttcatagatTCGTCAATTCtgctctctagtttcaaaatactctctaCCAAGTTCAATTTCTACTCAAtaagatcaaaaggacttttcaagttatataacaatttttcataaaatctccggattttgcacccggttttattttatttatttagccccaataattacctgcaaacttagctataactaaagataggattcgtatttcaatcccctcgtctatagcccggatggagcatcaaccccattctttcccgcatacttagccatggattggtgattaggatttcaatccctttccagacccggatggagttgtttttaacaaaaaaaaaatttatgtttctTTGGCAATTTTTTAGctttcaataaaatattatattgcctaaatcatttctgaGCTTGTAGAAGTCTAACTCggtttcaagtataaatcactAAAGTTAAGAATCAATCATCCAATCcactcacaaaatcacaaagtttcTATAATCACTAGAGTGTCAACAATCAAGACATTCGTGCAATAtgagtgagaactcaagattaaatatagctaacattgacatttttaacacaaaaaatattttcatcatacgtcaacacaattacacatcatctattcaactcaaactaactcataaaaatttttcaaaatatttgaaagttTTAAACACCCCctcccccccaaacttaaaatgtgcattgccctcaatgtaaaaaagtaaaataaaaccaAGGACACGTACCTTGGTCATCGAGCATCAGTACTCAGCACCTTCTTACTTCTCTCAATGCTTTTTTTTAGGGGTATCTCTTGAACTCTTCATGctccacaatttttttttacctaCACAACTCAATATTTTTATTGACGTCTAGTCTCAATatgtacaaaaaaattaaaacaaaaacaaaaacaaaaacaactaaataataaaaataaatcaaataaaataactagcttgggttgcctcccaataagcgcttagtttatagtccatagcccgactgtCACTGAGTTTAACCCGGTTCAGCTTTGTTGGAGGATTTGTTTTtttctttcaccctccaaacatattcaacTACCCTCTTGTACGTACTCTGACTTCTTTTTTTCTTCTGTGGCACCTTCGGATCATTCTCTCTTGGCAATTCTACTTTTCTTTCAACTTTGTAGCAACTTTTCCTCCTTTTTGCATGATCGATCATCAGTACTCTCTCCATGGATGGATTGTTAGCCTCTTTGAAGACATTAAAAATTATCTTCTCACCATCAACACCCATAGACAATTCTCCTTTCTTGACATCGATCTTCGCTTCAGCAGTATCCAAGAACGGTCTCCCCAAAATCAATGGCATATTTGCATCatcctccatatctagcacaaaAAAATACACAGGAaagataaatttatctatttttaccagaacatcctcGATGATTCCatgcggatatgtgatagatctatcagctagctgcAATGAGATTGTCGTGGGCTTCTCTTCTCCAAGTCCTAAACTCCTTAAAACAAACAAAAGCATTAAGTTAATGCTAACTCCTAAATCATAAAGTGCTTTATTaaattagaagaaccaataaTGCAAGAAATCGTAAAAATTCCTCGATCTTTTAATTTCTGTGGTAGATTCTTTTTCAGGATAACACTACACTCTTCAGTCAAGTTCACTGTCTCGAACTCCTCCAACTTCTGCTTCTTAGACATCACTTTCTTCAAGAATTTAGCATAATTCAGCATTTGCAGCAAAGAATCGGCAAACAAAATATTGATGtgaagtttcttgaagatctcaAGAAATTTTGAGATCTGCTCATCcaatgtcttcttcttgaaacTCTGCGGATATGGAAGTGGTggtttgtacatcggttttggctcaggtTCACTCTCCTTCTCCTCaactttcttctcttcaactgCAGATTTTTCAGTTCTATCAGATGCCTTGCTCTCACGGTTGTCTTCTTCATTACTTGCTTGTTTTCCACTCCTTAAAGTGATAACATTGCattgctccttgggatttatcTCTGTATTGCTTGGAAACTGGCCTCCGTTGTTATCTTTCAAGGCATTCGCCAGCTGCCCAATACTAGTCTTCATAGATTGCAGCACATCGCCCATATTGGTCACATGCGTTTCCAAGCTATCAAGGcgagtctcagtcctcgccatcctcttgcTCGATTCCTGCACAATTAACtacatcctccaaagaaggcttaCCTTCACCCATGTTTGTATTGAACCCCGAAGGAGGATTCaacatatttttattgttggcatagaaaaaattttcatgattacgcaagccgGGATGATATGTATTAGGGATagggttacctctatagcctccataacctctttgattTATGTACTGCACTTGTTCAGGATGGTGagattgtagtaacccgtaatgattaataggtaattaatcaagtgatcatgtttaaatttaataaaacatgattaaagaaattccaaatgaATTAACGGAGTCTGAAAATAGATCcagaacactcaaaaatggtgggcatggctcgggaggtttggacgctccgaactggtgttcggaggacccgaacatgatcggagtcaggatcggaggcccgaggagttcagacgatccgaaaaggagttcgaaggatccgaagaggatcggaggctccatcggtggaatcggaggacccgaacagggttagggcttacgtcatcaaggttacgtcatggctgacgtcactgatgggacttcggaggacccgaagttaggatcggatgatccgatcgtgtttggacgatccgaagtcatgatcggaggatccgaaccaattCGAAAGGCCCGAAGCCGAgtttggacggcccgaacttcgtctataaatagaggagccgaggttcatttgtgactcgctcattttctctcttctctctcaattcctaagccttctaactcagatctagggagatctaagcatcctacgggaaatccggaagtggcttagtgatctaggcaTTGTCGCGGAgctttggcctagttttgaggctatctacagcaaagggctaacgacggacgcagttatagctttggcatcctaaaaatatttaggagtatgcattagcttagttaaggcttttagagctttattgttgatacatggatatttgcattgtagtagcagtagactgtactataggcttggagtataggccagtggagctaggttttgaccagtagtgttagaggtacgtaagtactgaccgagatagccggcatgatatatttgcaggtatgttgcatgagtatgtgctatatgtcttatcatgttttagcatgttttaccgccttagcacatgcacgattttatgtgtgactgcatcctaagagatgtgagtcattgacagtatCCATAGGGAACAATAATCTCATTTTGgtctcgagtcaggtatgacagtttccatatgagacttgtatcctgttttggattcggggcaggatggggttggctcagccctgatatggaatatacgagtaccccgcggagtcgctctctagtcggtactgtatattcccggtgccatgagcaagtgttttcacttgagttttaaatcatattgtgtgcgcatatttgtatttatatcattgctttgtattgagcgttctagctcacgcccctgtgtttgggtattgtggtgtaccttgtggcggggcaggtttgaggctggacggtccaggcggctctcagcaggattgagcttgggagagtgcgaggttgtagagggtagggatttgtttaccctgaaccttcgatttggttgtataataatatttatacacgattgttatcgtcggttgtattctgccgattggatttgttgtattttaattatccgctctttacgctttaagttttaattgcatgcgcttttatcgtaactctgattagtagtggatccgggttgggtcactacatttttggtatcagagcgcattgcactgtGAATTTCGTAAAGTGGATTAAGttattatttgttattgtgtaacagatggcagattacgataaGAGCCACGATAGCGGAGGCGACGGTCATTGGGGCGATCCGAATGATCATAGACGTCGTCAAGGACAGCCTGAGGAGCGCAAGAGAGTGAGCATGCACAGATTTAAGGAgattagcccgaagcctttgacgggaggtgagacagctgaacaagcggaggattggcttgagaggatggagcagtgtttccaggagttccgttgcacagccgaggataggatggagatttttgccttcatgcttgagggacgagcgaggaagtggtggagatcgacttccgcaccgttcatagcagctagaggagtAGCCACATGGGCTGAGTTCCGTACTTATCAGAGGTTGTAtattcctccagctcttcgtcgggcgaaagccagtgagttgctgagtttgcgacaggggacgatgacgatcgaggagtaccagcagaagttctttgatctgctacctttttatcctcatgttgctgatagttctatggcgaagtttgatcatttccttcagggtttgaatcctgatattcatcggatggttgctgtgggcggcgatgggacttacgaggatttggtggaccgttatCTCCAGgctgaggacagtattcggaggaacaagggactttactcttcttcttccaggtcagcgagtgccagtgctttgggccctaagggacagtctttcaagaagtcaggaggtacttcttcttcttcctctggttctggtggagtgcataactttggcGGTTAGAGGCCGAACCGTTGTTGTTAGTGCAGatgcagacatccgccagggcagtgtggtcgatcgaccagtgcatgtttccagtgtggccaagagggtcacatgaagagggattgtccgatgctgattggggcagcgagcaGGGTttctggaggttctcaggcatctgttcagccacctcagtaccagtagccacctttccagcagcagttttCGCAGCAGAGCCAGCATCCGAAGCAGTCTCagcgacagcctactcagactccttctcggggtcattcttctttgaggccacgtgcccagggttaggtctttgcgcttaaccaggagcacgcagaggctg
Proteins encoded:
- the LOC140877394 gene encoding uncharacterized protein, translated to MARTETRLDSLETHVTNMGDVLQSMKTSIGQLANALKDNNGGQFPSNTEINPKEQCNVITLRSGKQASNEEDNRESKASDRTEKSAVEEKKVEEKESEPEPKPMYKPPLPYPQSFKKKTLDEQISKFLEIFKKLHINILFADSLLQMLNYAKFLKKVMSKKQKLEEFETVNLTEEYMEDDANMPLILGRPFLDTAEAKIDVKKGELSMGVDGEKIIFNVFKEANNPSMERVLMIDHAKRRKSCYKVERKVELPRENDPKVPQKKKRSQSTYKRVVEYVWRVKEKNKSSNKAEPG